The following is a genomic window from Nocardioides thalensis.
GGCCCTGGTGCTCACCCTTCCCGCCACCCTGCGCCGACGACGCAGGCGTTCAACGCTGGCGGCGGGCAGCTACTGACCGCCCCTCACGCGAGGAACGTGCGGAACTTGTCGGCCAACCAAGCGGCATACCTCTCGCCCGACCAGCCGTAGTCGTCGACCAAGCGGAGGTAGGTCTCGGGACCGGCGAGCACGCACCACTCGTCGACGATGTCGTCGAAAGCCTGGGAGCCCCGCACGAGGCCCCGGTCAGCGAAGTGCGTGAACACTCCAGCCCATTGCTCGCGGACGTTGGCGACCATGGCGCGCTGGTAGTCCCGCAGTGCCGGGTCGTTGGCCGCTCCCCCGACCAGGGCGCGCGTCACGCCGGCCACTGCCTCGTGCAGGGCGCGCAGGTAGGCGGCGACCGCGGCGGGCATCTCGTCCGCGCTCAGTGCCAGCAGCGCCCGTGCGGCCTCGTCTTGCTGCGGCGCGTCGTCGAGCCCCTCCGTACCGAACCCGGCCACCTCGATCGCGGCGCGCAGCAGCGCGGCCTTGGGACCGTGGGCCTGGACGGTCTCGGGCGAGACGCCGGCCTCGGCGGCAATCTTGGCGAGCGTGGTGCCGGCGTACCCGTGCTCGGAGAAGAGAGAGCCGGCAGCCTCCACGATCCGCCGACGCGTCTCGCCCGCCTGGCGCGCTCGCAGGGCGGAGCGATAGGTCCGCTTCGTGGTGGCGACCATATTGACTCCTGTCTCGCCGTGGTGAATCCTATGGTACCGGAATCAATTGATCTCGGGCGAGCACACCGGAGCTCTCCATGGCATCGATCATCATCGGCAGCGTCCCGATCCACGGGCACGTCACTCCCCTCCTCGGTGTGGCCCGGCACTTCGCCGCCCGCGGCGACGACGTCCGGTTCCTGACCGGTGCCCGGTTCGCATCGGCAGTCGAGGCGGCAGGTGCCGAGCACCTGCCGCTTCCCCCGGAGGCGGACTACGACGACCGGCAGGACTGGAGCCGGGTGTTCCCCGAGCGCGCGCGGCTCAAGGGCACGAAGGCGATCGCGTTCGATCTCGAGAACGTGTTCATCCGCCCGGGTCGGGGTCAGTACGACGCCCTCCTGGCCGCGCACGCCGCCCGGGCCGCGGACGTCGTCCTGGTCGACCCCGGATTCAGCGGCGGGGCCTACTTCGCCAGCCTGGAGCGACGGCCGCCGATCGTGGTCTGCGGGGTGGTCCCTCTTCCTGTCGGAAGCCGCGACACCGCGCCGTTCGGCATGGGACTGCCTCCGGCGCGCATCCTCAACCGCGCCCGCAACCGGATCCTCGCAGCGCTCGCCGACAGGATCATGGCTGGGCCGGAGGCCGTGGCGCAGCAGGCACACCAGGAGCTGCACGGCCGGCCGCTGCCGGGGTCGGTCATGGACTGGATGGGCCGCGCCGAGGCTATTGCCCAATTCACCGTGCCCGCCTTCGAGTACCCGCGCTCCGACGCGCCGCCGAACCTGCACTTCGTCGGGCCGCAACAGGTCTCGGCGTCGTCGATCCCCACGCCGGACTGGTGGCACGAGCTCGACGGGTCGCGCCCCGTCGTGCACCTCACCCAGGGGACCATCGCCAATCGGGATTGGACGCAGGTCGTCGAGCCGTCACTCACGGCGCTCGCCGACGAGGACGTGCTCGTCGTCGTGGCCACCGGAGGACGGCCGCTCGACACGTTGCCGCCGCTACCGGCCAACGCGCGCGCCGCGGAGATGCTGCCGTACGACGAGCTCCTCCCCCGGACCGACGTCTTCGTCACGAACGGCGGCTACGGCGGGGTGCAGGAGGCGCTCCGGCACGGGGTCCCGGTCGTGGCGACGGGCGGGAAGGAGGACAAGCCGGAGGTGGGCGCCCGGGTCGCTTGGTCCGGCATCGGGCGACGGATCCGGTCGGACCGACCGTCGCCGCGCCAGATGCGCCGGGCAATCCGCGCCGTGCTCAGCGTGGAGCGCTACCGCGCCCGCGCACGCGAGCTGGCCGAGGAGGTCGCCGCCGCACCTGGTCTGGCCGGCGTCGAGCAGATCGTCGTGGGCCTCGCCTCCGGCGGTCGGGGCGACCGCGCTACAGGAGCAGATTGAGCACCACGGTCAGCAACACCGACAGGACGATCGAGACCAGGATCATCACCAGGCAGCCGACGGCCCCGCCGAGAGGGCGGATCTGGACGTTCATGGGCGGCGCGATACCCGGGGCGGGCGATCCGACACCCGGACGTTGATCTCCTCGCGACAAGGCCTGCCGAACGTTGGTCGGGGCGGGTTCGGGTACCTGGGAACCATGACCGAAACCACCGCGCGACCGATGACGGCCACGCCTCTCCAGAAGGCGGCGACCGTGGTTGCTGCCACCTTCCTGCTCGTCGGCGTGCTCGGCTTCATCCCCGGGATCACCACCGACTACGACCGCATGGAGTTCGCCGGCCACCACTCCGGCGCTGAGCTACTCGGCCTGTTCGACGTCTCCGTGCTCCACAACATCGTGCACCTGCTCTTCGGCGTCGCCGGCCTCGCTCTCGCGCGCTCGTGGCAGGGCGCGCGGGCGTTCCTCATCGGCGGCGGCGCGATCTATCTGGTCCTGACGGTCTACGGCTGGCTGGTCGACCGCCACGACCAGGCGAACTTCGTGCCGCTCGACATGGCGGACAACTGGCTGCACCTGGTGCTCGGCATCGGCATGATCGCGCTCGGGCTCGCCCTGGGGCGCGGCCGGGACGCGACGACGGTCCGCCATCACTGACGATGTCGCGACGGGCCGGACAGGGCGCTCCGGCACCGTCGCGCTCACGCGCTTGATCATCGACGCCCTCGCCTGCTACCGCCTGGTCAAGCTCGTCCGGGACGACCGGATCACTCAGCCGGTGCGGCAGGCGGTGATCGACCGCCAGGGCCCGCCCGAGAAGTCGAAGGTGTCCTACCTGCTGGACTGCCCGTGGTGCCTGTCCGTCTACTTCGGGGCCGTCCTCACCCTGGGCCGTCGCAGGTGGCGCACCGGCGTCGACGCGCTCGCGCGCACCCTCGCGCTGTCCGCCGCCGCCGGACTCGCGACGCAGTACCTCGACCAGGACTGACGAAGGGAAGAACCTGTGAAGGCGATGGTCTATCGAGGTCCGTACCGGATCCGCGTCGAAGAGAAGGAACGTCCCCGGATCGAGCACCCCAACGACGCCATCGTGCGTGTCACGCTGGCCGCGATCTGCGGGTCCGACCTCCACCTGTACCACGGGATGATGCCCGACACCCGGGTCGGCACCACGTTCGGTCACGAGTTCATCGGCGTGGTCGACGAGGTCGGACCGTCGGTGCAGAACCTCTCCCCCGGCGACCGGGTGATGGTGCCGTTCAACGTCTTCTGCGGGACCTGCTACTTCTGCGAGCGCGGCCTCTACTCCAACTGTCACAACGTCAACCCGAACGCCACGGCGGTGGGCGGAATCTACGGCTACTCCCACACCTCCGGCGGCTACGACGGCGGACAGGCCGAGCTCGTCCGAGTCCCGTTCGCCGACGTCGGCCCGACGAAGATCCCGGACTGGATGGGCTCCGAGGACGCCCTGATGTGCACCGACGCGCTGCCGACGGGCTACTTCGGGGCGCAGCTCGGCGAGATCAGCGAAGGTGACGTCGTCGTGGTCCTCGGCGCCGGACCGGTCGGGTTGTACGCCGCGAAGTCGGCCTGGCTGATGGGTGCCGGAAGGGTGATCGTCGTCGATCATCTCGACGACAGGCTCGAGCTCGCCGCCCGGTTCGCTCACGCCGAGACGTGCAACTTCGCGCAGGTCGACGACGTCGTCGTGCACCTCAAGCGAACCACCGATCACCTCGGGGCCGACGTCGTGATCGACGCCGTCGGTGCCGAGGCCGACGGGAGCCTCCTCCAGCATGTGACCGGCACGAAGCTGAAGCTTCAGGGCGGATCACCCATCGCGCTCAACTGGGCGATCGACTCGGTCCGCAAGGGTGGCACGGTGTCGGTCATGGGGGCCTACGGACCCATGTTCAGTGCCGTGAAGTTCGGAGATGCCATGAACAAGGGCCTCACCATCCGCGCCAACCAGTGCCCGGTGAAGCGCCAGTGGCCACGCCTGTTCGAGCACATTCGCGCGGGCTACCTCAAGCCGAGTGAGATCATCACCCACCGCATCCCGCTCGACGACATCACGGAGGGCTATCACCTGTTCTCCAGGAAGCTCGACGGCTGCGTCAAGCCGATCGTCGTGCCGACGGCAGCGTGAGGAGCACACGATGACGAACATCCCGTACGCCGGAGGCCACCGGGCGGGCATCCCGTCAGCTGACGACCTCCGAGCGCGGATCCCAGGATGGGGCGCCGACCTCGACCCCGCCGACCGACCGTCGCACCCGCGCGAGGTCCCGGGCGCGATCCGGTCCGGCAGCGCAGGGGAGGTTCCGGAGAACCAGCCCGAGCGGTGGCCGCGGGAGCGGTCGATCGAGCACGCCAGGCTCACGCCGGTGTTCGGTTCCACGCTGCCCCCGCGTGGGGTCTCTGGGGCGATCCGCCGACTGGCCTACCGCCGGTACAGCGAGGCCCGTGCCGCCCATTGGCTGCTGCTCCTCGCTGCGGACCGCGTCGAGAGCAAGGGCCAGGCCCTACGGTCTCTCCTGAGCCGACGTACGCCGTGAACGAACCTGCGGAAGCTCCTGGGCCGGGCACGGACACCCTCACGTTCGTCGGCACCGCGACGACCGTCCTCCGCCTGGGCAGGTTCACCCTGCTCACCGACCCGAACTTCCTGCACCGCGGCCAACGCGCCTATCTCGGCAAGGGCCTGTGGTCACGACGCCTCACCGATCCCGCGCTCGGGCCGTCCGACCTGCCACCGCTGGACGCGATCGTCCTCTCGCACCTGCACGGTGACCACTTCGACCGCGTCGCGCGCCGCGAGCTGGTCCGGGACCAGCCCGTCCTCACCACGCCCCAGGCCGCCGACAAGCTGCGCCGCTGGGGCTTCGACGCCGAGGGGCTGCGCGACTGGGAGCGCACGAAGCTCACCAAAGGCGAGGAGACCCTGTTCGTAGAGGCGGTGCCGGGCATCCACGCCCGTGGCGTGCTCGGCCGGATGCTGCCGCCGGTCATGGGCTCCGTTCTCGAGCACCGGGTGCGGGGTGAGGTACGACGCCGCGTGTACATCAGCGGCGACACGCTGACCGGCGAGCACGTCTCCCACATCGCGGAGCGTCACCCCGACCTCGACACCGCCGTGGTGCACCTGGGCGGCACCAAGGTGCTGTTCCACACCGTCACGATGGACGCGGACCAGGGCGTCGACTTCCTCCGACGGACCCGTCCGGGGCAGGCCATCCCCGTGCACTACGACGACTACACCGTGTTCAAGTCCCAGCTCAGCACGTTCCTCGAGCGCGCCCGGACCGCCGGCCTGCGCCCTGCCATCAGCGTGGTAGAGCGCGGGGAGTCGGTCGCTCTCGGCCCTCCGGCGAGCTAGTGCTTGGGGTCAGCTCGTCGGCGCGCCCCTGAGGTCCTTGCGCAGGATCTTCCCGGAGGCTGACTTCGGCACGGCGTCGATGAAGTCGACCATCCGCACCTTCTTGTGCGGGGCGACCTTCTCGGCGACGTAGGCCATCACGTCGTCGGCGGAGAGCTCCTGGCCCGGCTGGAGCACGACGAACGCGCGCGGGATCTCGCCGCCCTCCTCGTCGGGGTGGGCCACGACGGCCGCGTCGGCGATCGCCGGATGCGTCAGCAGCACGGCCTCGAGCTCGGCCGGCGGCACCTGGTAGCCCTTGTACTTGATGAGCTCCTTGAGCCGGTCAACGACGAAGATCTCGCCCTGCTCCCCCACCTCGACGATGTCGCCGGTGTGCAGGAAGCCGTCGGCGTCGATCGTCTCGCTCGTCGCCTGCTCGTTGCCGAGGTAGCCCTTCATCACCATCGGACCGCGGAGCCAGAGCTCGCCCGGCGCGGAGCGCTCGCCCGACACAGGCACGATCTCCTCGCCGGTGCCGGGGTCGACCACCTTCGTCTCGACGTTGGGGATCGCGAAGCCGATCGACCCGACCGACAGGTCCTTGCGGTCGGGCGGGATGACGTGGGTCACCGGGCTCAGCTCCGTCATGCCGTAGCCCTGGAGCACGTCGCACTGGAGCTTGGCGTGCACGGCCTCGCCCAGCGCCTCGTCGAGGGGCGCGGCGCCGGACATGATCCGCGTGACGCTGGAGAGGTCGTAGGACTCGACGGCCGGGTGCTTGGCCAGCGCGACCGCCATCGGCGGGGCGATGTAGAGCATGTCGATCTTCTGGTCCTGGATCAGGCCCAGGAACTGCTCCAGGTCGAACTTCGGCATGGTCACGAGCTTGGCGCGGAGGTGGAGGGTGGTGTTGAGGATGACGTTCATCCCGTAGATGTGGAAGAACGGCAGTACGGCGAGCACGACCGCGTCCCGGCTGAGCTGGATCATCGGCTCGAATTGCGCGATGTTGGCGACCAGGTTGCGATGGGTGAGCATCACGCCCTTGGCCTTGCCCGTGGTGCCCGACGAGTAGGGCAGGACGGCGAGGTCCGTGGCCGGGTCGATCTCGACCTCGGGCGGAGCCTGGCCGGCCCCGAGCAGGTCGAGGAACGACTCGTGACCCTCGGTCGGGTCGAGCACGATCACCTTGTCGGCGCCGAGCCCGACCTCCGCACACCCGGCGAGCGCGCCGGGCAGCAGCAGCGAGACCGTGACGTAGAGCTGGGCGCCCGAGTCCCGCAGCTGGCTGGCGATCTCGGGCGGCGTGTAGAGCGAGTTGATCGTGGTGACGACCGCGCCTGCGCGCAGGATGCCGTGGAAGATGATCGGCCACACGGGGACGTTCGGCGCGTGGAGCGCGACGACGTCGCCCTTCCCGATGCCCTTCGCGGCCAGCGCACCCGCCACCGCGTCGATCGCGCCCTTGAGCTCGCCATAGGTGAACGTGCGGTCGCCGTCGGTGATCGCGACCCGTGCCGCGTCCTCGTCGCTCAGGCTCCCGAACAGGTAGTCGTAGAGGGACTGGTCGGGGATCTCGACGTCGGAGAAGGGACTCGGGAACGGCACGGGAGGACTCCCTCGGGTAGGTGCGACGGCGTGTGCGCGATCACACTAGCGACGCCGGGCCGCCCCCGACAGCACCGTCAGCGGCGCGGACGTCCGGCACTCTCCGGGATGTAGACCGGCACGCCGCTCTCGCCCACGTGGACGTCGAGGATCGCGTGGTGCGCCTCGGTGCCGGTGAGGTAGCTCTGGTTGGCCACCAGCACGCTCTCTCCGGCGAACGTCACGTTGGACGGTGTGTCGAACGGGACCGGGGAGCCGTTGTCGCCGCTCACCAGCGCGCCGATCTTGCGGACCGGGCGGTAGTGCTTGTCGAGCACCGCGATCTGGTTGGTGCCGGCCAGGGCGACGTAGACGTTGCCGGACTCGCCGAACGAGAACCCGTCGGGCAGGTCGAGCAGTCCGGACGTCCAGAGCCGGTCCAGCGAGGGTGGCGCGACGTCCCCGTTGGGATCCTCGCCGATGAAGAGGCGGTAGAGCTTGCCCTGCGCGACGGTCGGCTCCCCCAGGCCGAGCGACGACTGCTGCATCACGTAGAGGGCCTGCTGCTGCGGCCGGTAGACGATCCCGGTGGTGCCGAACGTCCCGCCGTCGAGCTTCTGGTCGCGGTGGAACACCCACGCTCGGTCGCCGCCGCGCGGGATCCGCCAGATGACCGGCTGGCCGTAGTCGGTGACGTAGAGGCTGCCGTCGCGACCCCACGCCGCGTAGTTGGGGATCGGGCCGGCGCCGCCGGGCACGTCGCGGACCTGTGCGTACGTCCACCAGCGGCCGGTGCGGATGTCGAGCATCAGGATCCGCCCCGAGCCCTTGTCGAGCACCATGAGCCGGCCGCGGGCGTCGGCAGTCGCGACCTGCACCCCGTGCGGCTGGGTCAGGTCCTGGCCGGGCACCGTCCACGAGCGCAGCAGCGTGCCGCCGCGGGTCCACTCGCGCACGACCGAGGGGACGGCGTCGCCGCGGGGGTTGGAGAACGTGCCGGCATAGACGCGGCCGTTGGGGTGCCGGAACACGTTGGCCGGGTAGCCCGGCGCCTCGACCAGGGCCAGCACCTTCGTGTGCCCGACCTCGCGGTCGGGCCGAGCCACCGTGGACGCCGGCGTCGCCACGAGGGCGGACGCCCCCACCACGAGGAGCACGGCGGTCGCGGCGGCCCGTCGTACCGAGAGAACCCGAGACCTCACAGCAGATCCGCCACCTCTCGGGCCGCGCGCTCGCCGGCGCGGACGGCCCCGTCCATGAACCCTGACCAGTACGTCGATGTCTCCGTGCCGGCCCAGTGGACGCGGCCGAACGGCTTGCGGATCTCCGACCCGAGCGTCGAGACGACCCCCGGCGCCGGCAGGGCGATCGGGCCGCCGGTCGTCCACGGCTCGAGCGTCCAGTCGTGCTCGGTGTACTCGACGGGGTGCAGCGCCTGCTCGCCGAACATCTCCGCGAAGCCCTCGAGGATCGCGCGGCGACGCTGGGCGAGCGGCAGGCGCCCGTACTCACGCCAGGTGGAGCCGCCGACGAACGCCAGCAGCACGCCGGGGCCGCCGTCGGCGGGCGTGTTGTCGAAGACCGCCCGGGTCGCGCCGCGGTTGGACAGGCCGGAGCCGGACAGCCCGGCCTCGCGCCAGAACGGCGTCTCGTAGACGGCGTCGCACTTCATCAGCTTGCCCATCGGCATCCGCTCGAGGAGTTGCCGGCGCCGCACCGGCAGCCCGGGCGACCAGTCGATGTCGAGCACGAGCGG
Proteins encoded in this region:
- a CDS encoding TetR/AcrR family transcriptional regulator, with the translated sequence MVATTKRTYRSALRARQAGETRRRIVEAAGSLFSEHGYAGTTLAKIAAEAGVSPETVQAHGPKAALLRAAIEVAGFGTEGLDDAPQQDEAARALLALSADEMPAAVAAYLRALHEAVAGVTRALVGGAANDPALRDYQRAMVANVREQWAGVFTHFADRGLVRGSQAFDDIVDEWCVLAGPETYLRLVDDYGWSGERYAAWLADKFRTFLA
- a CDS encoding glycosyltransferase; amino-acid sequence: MASIIIGSVPIHGHVTPLLGVARHFAARGDDVRFLTGARFASAVEAAGAEHLPLPPEADYDDRQDWSRVFPERARLKGTKAIAFDLENVFIRPGRGQYDALLAAHAARAADVVLVDPGFSGGAYFASLERRPPIVVCGVVPLPVGSRDTAPFGMGLPPARILNRARNRILAALADRIMAGPEAVAQQAHQELHGRPLPGSVMDWMGRAEAIAQFTVPAFEYPRSDAPPNLHFVGPQQVSASSIPTPDWWHELDGSRPVVHLTQGTIANRDWTQVVEPSLTALADEDVLVVVATGGRPLDTLPPLPANARAAEMLPYDELLPRTDVFVTNGGYGGVQEALRHGVPVVATGGKEDKPEVGARVAWSGIGRRIRSDRPSPRQMRRAIRAVLSVERYRARARELAEEVAAAPGLAGVEQIVVGLASGGRGDRATGAD
- a CDS encoding DUF4383 domain-containing protein, giving the protein MTETTARPMTATPLQKAATVVAATFLLVGVLGFIPGITTDYDRMEFAGHHSGAELLGLFDVSVLHNIVHLLFGVAGLALARSWQGARAFLIGGGAIYLVLTVYGWLVDRHDQANFVPLDMADNWLHLVLGIGMIALGLALGRGRDATTVRHH
- a CDS encoding DUF1360 domain-containing protein; translation: MIIDALACYRLVKLVRDDRITQPVRQAVIDRQGPPEKSKVSYLLDCPWCLSVYFGAVLTLGRRRWRTGVDALARTLALSAAAGLATQYLDQD
- a CDS encoding zinc-dependent alcohol dehydrogenase, translating into MVYRGPYRIRVEEKERPRIEHPNDAIVRVTLAAICGSDLHLYHGMMPDTRVGTTFGHEFIGVVDEVGPSVQNLSPGDRVMVPFNVFCGTCYFCERGLYSNCHNVNPNATAVGGIYGYSHTSGGYDGGQAELVRVPFADVGPTKIPDWMGSEDALMCTDALPTGYFGAQLGEISEGDVVVVLGAGPVGLYAAKSAWLMGAGRVIVVDHLDDRLELAARFAHAETCNFAQVDDVVVHLKRTTDHLGADVVIDAVGAEADGSLLQHVTGTKLKLQGGSPIALNWAIDSVRKGGTVSVMGAYGPMFSAVKFGDAMNKGLTIRANQCPVKRQWPRLFEHIRAGYLKPSEIITHRIPLDDITEGYHLFSRKLDGCVKPIVVPTAA
- a CDS encoding MBL fold metallo-hydrolase, giving the protein MNEPAEAPGPGTDTLTFVGTATTVLRLGRFTLLTDPNFLHRGQRAYLGKGLWSRRLTDPALGPSDLPPLDAIVLSHLHGDHFDRVARRELVRDQPVLTTPQAADKLRRWGFDAEGLRDWERTKLTKGEETLFVEAVPGIHARGVLGRMLPPVMGSVLEHRVRGEVRRRVYISGDTLTGEHVSHIAERHPDLDTAVVHLGGTKVLFHTVTMDADQGVDFLRRTRPGQAIPVHYDDYTVFKSQLSTFLERARTAGLRPAISVVERGESVALGPPAS
- a CDS encoding AMP-binding protein gives rise to the protein MPFPSPFSDVEIPDQSLYDYLFGSLSDEDAARVAITDGDRTFTYGELKGAIDAVAGALAAKGIGKGDVVALHAPNVPVWPIIFHGILRAGAVVTTINSLYTPPEIASQLRDSGAQLYVTVSLLLPGALAGCAEVGLGADKVIVLDPTEGHESFLDLLGAGQAPPEVEIDPATDLAVLPYSSGTTGKAKGVMLTHRNLVANIAQFEPMIQLSRDAVVLAVLPFFHIYGMNVILNTTLHLRAKLVTMPKFDLEQFLGLIQDQKIDMLYIAPPMAVALAKHPAVESYDLSSVTRIMSGAAPLDEALGEAVHAKLQCDVLQGYGMTELSPVTHVIPPDRKDLSVGSIGFAIPNVETKVVDPGTGEEIVPVSGERSAPGELWLRGPMVMKGYLGNEQATSETIDADGFLHTGDIVEVGEQGEIFVVDRLKELIKYKGYQVPPAELEAVLLTHPAIADAAVVAHPDEEGGEIPRAFVVLQPGQELSADDVMAYVAEKVAPHKKVRMVDFIDAVPKSASGKILRKDLRGAPTS
- a CDS encoding SMP-30/gluconolactonase/LRE family protein, which encodes MRSRVLSVRRAAATAVLLVVGASALVATPASTVARPDREVGHTKVLALVEAPGYPANVFRHPNGRVYAGTFSNPRGDAVPSVVREWTRGGTLLRSWTVPGQDLTQPHGVQVATADARGRLMVLDKGSGRILMLDIRTGRWWTYAQVRDVPGGAGPIPNYAAWGRDGSLYVTDYGQPVIWRIPRGGDRAWVFHRDQKLDGGTFGTTGIVYRPQQQALYVMQQSSLGLGEPTVAQGKLYRLFIGEDPNGDVAPPSLDRLWTSGLLDLPDGFSFGESGNVYVALAGTNQIAVLDKHYRPVRKIGALVSGDNGSPVPFDTPSNVTFAGESVLVANQSYLTGTEAHHAILDVHVGESGVPVYIPESAGRPRR